From the genome of uncultured Bacteroides sp.:
AAAAACACATTAATGGACAATTACTTCGTCCAGAAAAAACCATGCAGGATTTCCTACACCATAATGCCATGACGGGCACAAACCTATTGTCTCTATCTTTATTTTTACATAACGGGCATTGATAACTTTATCAGATTTCACAGATATGTTTACATACTTCACCGGCCTGTCTCTATCTTCAGGAATAGTAGTGGTTCCCATTAACGTAAAAGTCTTATTATCGTTAGATGTATAACAAGTCATACTTTTAGGTAACAAAATCCAAGCACCTAAATTATGCAGAAAATCAGCTTCTACACTACTAAAATTCTGCAGTTTCTTTAAATCGATAACAAATTCTGCATCTTTTCCCATCCATCCTACCCAACTTTCATTGTAAGAAGCTGCTCCATAAAGACCATCTGTAAGGGCCTTAGGTGCTATTTTATCATATGGAGTATTTGCCGGAATAATATAATTCACTTCAGCATCTTGAGCCAGGTTTGTATTTTTATGAAGAAGATTTCTTTGTGAATAAAGTTCACAATATTCTTCAACTGTATTATTTCGTTCATTAAGGTATTTCACTCCCAGTTCATTGGCTCTTCGTTTGAATAAATCTAGTTTATCTTTCAGATCAGCAATATTTTCTATTGGCTCTGTTCGTGCAATTTCAAGTTCAGCATACTGAATAGGTAGTCGGGACTCTCTTACGCGATTAAGAAATACAGGATTATCAGCAACAGCTCGTTCGGCATCATCAAATAACTCTTTGTATTTTTGCATGAATATTTTATTCAGCATACCATTTTTATGTGTGATTGGAGTATCATATATCCATAGAGGAATCTTACTTTCCAGAAGCGCATCTTTCTGTATATTCAGATAATCAGACAAATAAGGAGCGGCTTTACCATAATAACCTTCCAGGAAAGAATGTATTATAGAATCTACATTTACCGAAGTATTCCATAACAATTTCGATACAAGATAAGAACGAAGTTCAGAGAAATCCCCTCCCTTAATACTTGCAATCTGTGAAAAATGCATCTTTACGTTATTCTTCTTAAACAAGTTCATATTAGGCTGCAGAATATGAAAGTTTGGAAAAGGAGAAATGTAATTATCAAAATTAATACCATAATCCCACAGAAAAATATTATTCGATATTTTAGACCATCCTTCCAGATTTTTCATAAACCGTTGACCTGTAGCATTATCAGTCAATGGTACTTCTCTATAACAATCAATATCACAGAGCATAATATTCACATTAGGCAACGGTTTTATATGTTTAGGTGGAGGAACAGAATATAAATAAGCAAGCGTAGAAAACTCTTTATCGGGAAAACGAGCTGCAAGTTTGTTCAGAAAACAAATAATAGTTCCCGAAGGACTACCTTCGTATTCATCAATAGCTTTGCAACTATCACAGAAACAATGAGTCTGGCTATCATTCTGACTAACTGATATTATATTTTTCCCAGGATTCGCTTTAAAGATAGAGTCTAGTCGTTGAGATACAATTTCAAAAATTTCAGGGTTTGTTAAACACCACTGACTGGCAACTCCAGGTCTGCGTTGTCCATTAATAAACGAATAATATTGGGGATGTTTTTCTCCGTAAACAGCTGCAGGAAGTAATGAATTAAAAGTATGTACCCACAAATCTGCAGCAAATACTTCTTTGGGTTCCTCTAACCTGTGCCAAAGTGTATATATAGGATCTTTGCAACTGTATGATTGTGTTTGACGGTAACGAAATGTAGGATTATCAATTTTCCTAATACCCGAAGGTACAACCATATCTTTACTCTTATTAATACTATATGTTTCCGCAGCATAATAATGTATTCCAAAATAATCTTCCAGTATAGTAACAACCCCATATATAGAGCCTTTCCCTGTTCCTTTTACAATACGCAGATATTTATCTGTTGAAGATAGAAAAAAGCCATCTTCAGCAATATCTGAAACATTCAAGCCTTTAAGAGGAAGTTGAAAATTTCCAATCAGGATATCTCCCTTTTGCTTTTTCTTAATTGGTACAATTTCTAATTTTGCTCTTGTTATTCTTTCAGCAAAGTCCTGAAATAGCAGCGCAGCCTTCATATCTGTACTATCATTCTTATCAACAACTATTCGGGCCTTTGGTTTGCCTCCTCTGACAATTATAATTTGAGAAAATATATTCAGGGGAATAAGAAATAACAGTAACAGAATAATTCCTGTTTTATGTATTATTTTCATGGTATTTTTTTAATTATAGCGCAAATAAACAAATACAGTAGATTACAATGCTTAATCCAGCTATATATATTTATGTCTAAGATATTGATTTATGACAATTTAAGATCTGAGTCAATCGTTTCTTCTAAGTTTCTCGCGTAGCTGTTTTAATGCATTGTAAATATGATTTTGAACAGTACTTAATGAAAGGTCTAATTGTTTGCTGATATCCTTGCTTGGCATATCCTCAATGTAGCTGAGTATA
Proteins encoded in this window:
- a CDS encoding DUF4838 domain-containing protein — its product is MKIIHKTGIILLLLFLIPLNIFSQIIIVRGGKPKARIVVDKNDSTDMKAALLFQDFAERITRAKLEIVPIKKKQKGDILIGNFQLPLKGLNVSDIAEDGFFLSSTDKYLRIVKGTGKGSIYGVVTILEDYFGIHYYAAETYSINKSKDMVVPSGIRKIDNPTFRYRQTQSYSCKDPIYTLWHRLEEPKEVFAADLWVHTFNSLLPAAVYGEKHPQYYSFINGQRRPGVASQWCLTNPEIFEIVSQRLDSIFKANPGKNIISVSQNDSQTHCFCDSCKAIDEYEGSPSGTIICFLNKLAARFPDKEFSTLAYLYSVPPPKHIKPLPNVNIMLCDIDCYREVPLTDNATGQRFMKNLEGWSKISNNIFLWDYGINFDNYISPFPNFHILQPNMNLFKKNNVKMHFSQIASIKGGDFSELRSYLVSKLLWNTSVNVDSIIHSFLEGYYGKAAPYLSDYLNIQKDALLESKIPLWIYDTPITHKNGMLNKIFMQKYKELFDDAERAVADNPVFLNRVRESRLPIQYAELEIARTEPIENIADLKDKLDLFKRRANELGVKYLNERNNTVEEYCELYSQRNLLHKNTNLAQDAEVNYIIPANTPYDKIAPKALTDGLYGAASYNESWVGWMGKDAEFVIDLKKLQNFSSVEADFLHNLGAWILLPKSMTCYTSNDNKTFTLMGTTTIPEDRDRPVKYVNISVKSDKVINARYVKIKIETIGLCPSWHYGVGNPAWFFLDEVIVH